A single region of the Streptomyces virginiae genome encodes:
- the nuoN gene encoding NADH-quinone oxidoreductase subunit NuoN, which produces MTSAHSLWTLAAEAPADRIPAPTIEYAQLAPTLIVVGAAVLGILVEAFVPRKARYYTQVFLAVAALASAFAAVVGLAAGGYGSGKAHIAAMGAIAVDGPALFLQGTILLASIVAVFTFAERRLDPAAHGNRVDSFAAQAASVPGSDSEKAAVKAGFTTTEVFPLALFAVAGMLIFPAANDLLTLFIALEVFSLPLYLLCALARRQRLMSQEAAVKYFLLGAFSSAFLLFGIALLYGYAGSVSYAVIADVVDGTVAKIDPALASTMGNDALLLIGGALILMGLLFKVGAVPFHMWTPDVYQGAPTPITGFMAAATKVAAFGALLRLLYVVLPGLRWDWRPVMWAVAIVTMLAGAVIAVTQTDVKRLLAYSSIAHAGFILAGVIATSAQGVQSVLFYLGAYSFVTIGAFAVVTLVRDAGGEATHLSKWAGLGRRSPLTAAVFAVFLLAFAGIPLTSGFTGKFAVFRAAAESGAGVLVVIGVLSSAIAAFFYIRVIVLMFFSEPKADGPTVAVPSPLTMTTIAVGVAVTLILGLAPQYFLELAGQASTFVR; this is translated from the coding sequence GTGACTTCCGCCCACAGCCTGTGGACACTGGCGGCCGAGGCACCGGCCGACCGGATCCCGGCACCGACCATCGAGTACGCACAGCTCGCGCCCACGTTGATCGTGGTGGGCGCGGCGGTGCTCGGGATCCTCGTCGAGGCCTTCGTGCCCCGCAAGGCCCGCTACTACACCCAGGTGTTCCTCGCCGTCGCCGCGCTGGCCTCGGCCTTCGCGGCGGTCGTCGGCCTCGCCGCCGGCGGGTACGGGTCGGGCAAGGCCCACATCGCCGCGATGGGCGCCATCGCCGTGGACGGCCCGGCGCTCTTCCTGCAGGGCACCATCCTGCTTGCCTCGATCGTCGCGGTCTTCACCTTCGCCGAGCGGCGACTGGACCCCGCGGCGCACGGCAACCGGGTGGACTCCTTCGCCGCCCAGGCGGCGTCCGTACCGGGCAGCGACAGCGAGAAGGCCGCCGTCAAGGCGGGCTTCACCACCACCGAGGTCTTCCCGCTGGCCCTGTTCGCGGTCGCCGGCATGCTGATCTTCCCGGCGGCCAACGACCTGCTGACACTGTTCATCGCCCTCGAGGTGTTCTCCCTCCCGCTGTACCTGCTCTGCGCCCTCGCCCGCCGCCAGCGGCTGATGTCGCAGGAGGCCGCGGTGAAGTACTTCCTCCTGGGTGCCTTCTCCTCCGCCTTCCTCCTCTTCGGCATCGCACTGCTCTACGGGTACGCGGGCTCGGTCTCGTACGCGGTGATCGCCGACGTCGTCGACGGCACCGTCGCCAAGATCGACCCGGCGCTGGCCTCCACGATGGGCAACGACGCGCTGCTGCTGATCGGTGGCGCGCTGATCCTGATGGGCCTGCTCTTCAAGGTCGGCGCGGTCCCCTTCCACATGTGGACCCCGGACGTCTACCAGGGCGCCCCGACCCCGATCACCGGCTTCATGGCGGCGGCGACCAAGGTGGCCGCCTTCGGCGCCCTGCTGCGGCTCCTCTACGTGGTCCTGCCGGGGCTGCGCTGGGACTGGCGTCCGGTGATGTGGGCGGTCGCCATCGTCACCATGCTGGCGGGCGCGGTGATCGCCGTGACCCAGACGGACGTCAAGCGGCTGCTGGCCTACTCCTCGATCGCGCACGCCGGCTTCATCCTGGCCGGTGTCATCGCGACCTCGGCGCAGGGCGTCCAGTCCGTCCTCTTCTACCTGGGCGCGTACTCCTTCGTGACGATCGGCGCCTTCGCGGTGGTCACGCTGGTGCGGGACGCGGGCGGCGAGGCCACGCACCTGTCCAAGTGGGCCGGTCTCGGCCGGCGTTCACCGCTGACGGCGGCCGTCTTCGCGGTGTTCCTGCTCGCCTTCGCGGGTATCCCGCTCACCTCCGGCTTCACCGGCAAGTTCGCCGTGTTCAGGGCGGCGGCGGAGAGCGGCGCCGGGGTGCTGGTCGTGATCGGTGTCCTCTCGTCCGCGATCGCCGCGTTCTTCTACATCCGGGTGATCGTCCTGATGTTCTTCAGCGAGCCGAAGGCCGACGGCCCGACGGTGGCGGTTCCCTCACCGCTGACGATGACCACCATCGCGGTGGGCGTCGCCGTCACCCTGATCCTGGGCCTCGCTCCGCAGTACTTCCTGGAGCTGGCGGGGCAGGCGAGCACCTTCGTCCGCTGA
- a CDS encoding aldo/keto reductase, whose product MSNLPTTPLGTTGMDISRLGFGAWAVAGAAWRYGWGATDDADSVAAVRHAVRSGVNWIDTAAVYGLGHSEELVARAIAGLPDGERPYVFTLVGLVWDPADPTAAPVRTMRPASVRREIEDSLRRLGVERIDLYQVHWPDTGESLEHRGADTAAGATPLEEYWQLMADLKKEGKVRAIGLSNHSVGELERAERIAHVDAIQPPFSALKREAADEIAWAAAHGTGVIAYSPMQSGLLTGTFDAERVAALPADDWRRRHPDFTTRLAANLTVVEVLRPVARRHGVSVAEVALAWVLAWPGLTGAIVGARTARQVDGWIGAGSPTLTPADLAEIARGIEATGAGRGPVRP is encoded by the coding sequence ATGAGCAATCTGCCCACCACCCCCCTCGGCACCACCGGCATGGACATCAGCCGCCTCGGCTTCGGCGCCTGGGCCGTCGCCGGCGCCGCCTGGCGCTACGGCTGGGGCGCCACCGACGACGCCGACTCCGTCGCCGCCGTCCGCCACGCCGTCCGGAGCGGGGTGAACTGGATCGACACCGCCGCCGTCTACGGACTCGGCCACTCCGAGGAGCTCGTCGCCCGCGCGATCGCCGGACTCCCCGACGGGGAGCGGCCGTACGTCTTCACTCTGGTCGGGCTGGTCTGGGACCCGGCCGACCCCACCGCCGCGCCCGTCCGCACGATGAGACCGGCGAGCGTACGGCGCGAGATCGAGGACTCGCTGCGCCGCCTCGGCGTCGAGCGGATCGACCTGTACCAGGTGCACTGGCCCGACACCGGTGAATCCCTGGAGCACCGCGGCGCCGACACCGCGGCGGGCGCGACCCCGCTGGAGGAGTACTGGCAGCTGATGGCCGACCTGAAGAAGGAAGGCAAGGTCCGCGCGATCGGCCTGTCGAACCACTCGGTCGGCGAGCTGGAGCGGGCCGAGCGGATCGCCCACGTGGACGCGATCCAGCCGCCGTTCTCGGCGCTCAAGCGGGAGGCGGCGGACGAGATCGCCTGGGCCGCGGCCCACGGCACCGGCGTCATCGCCTACTCACCGATGCAGTCCGGACTGCTGACCGGCACCTTCGACGCTGAGCGGGTCGCCGCGCTGCCGGCCGACGACTGGCGCCGCCGCCACCCGGACTTCACCACCCGGCTCGCCGCGAACCTCACCGTCGTCGAGGTGCTGCGCCCCGTCGCGCGGCGGCACGGCGTGTCGGTCGCCGAGGTCGCCCTCGCCTGGGTGCTGGCCTGGCCGGGGCTGACCGGCGCGATCGTCGGCGCCCGCACCGCCCGCCAGGTGGACGGCTGGATCGGCGCGGGCTCGCCGACCTTGACCCCCGCCGACCTGGCCGAGATCGCCAGGGGGATCGAGGCCACCGGAGCGGGCCGGGGCCCGGTCCGGCCGTGA
- a CDS encoding fumarate reductase/succinate dehydrogenase flavoprotein subunit translates to MDIPAIGDAEELSCDVLVIGGGTAGTMAALTAAERGARVLLLEKAHVRHSGALAMGMDGVNNAVVPGRAEPDDYVAEITRANDGVVDQSTVRQTATRGFAMVQRLESYGVKFEKDEHGEYAVRQVHRSGSYVLPMPEGKDVKKVLYRQLRRREMRERIRIENRVMPVRVLTSPEDGRAIGAAAFNTRTGAFVTVRAGAVVLATGPCGRLGLPASGYLYGTYENPTNAGDGYAMAYHAGAALTGIECFQINPLIKDYNGPACAYVANPFGGYQVNRHGERFVDSDYWSGQMMAEFAAELASDRGPVYLKLSHLPEESVASLESILHTTERPTRGTFHAGRGHDYRTHDIEMHISEIGLCGGHSASGVRVDDHARTTVPRLYAAGDLASVPHNYMIGAFVFGDLAGEDAARYTAHEGALPADQLAAAHELIYRPLRHPDGPPQPQVEYKLRRFVNDYVAPPKTGAKLSLAVAAFDRMTEEIAEMGARTAHELMRCAEVSFIRDCAEMAARSSLARTESRWGLYHERLDHPERDDTGWLHHLDLRKSASGAMEFTARPVEPYLVPVDGFAPVGGPSRHLGEVDLVPVATAGPREAAPAARAQAAPVPQAAPVPGGAPGASPRILELLSLAEESPDLAALTPYLTDPDPAVRAAAVAALGETVPAGAGPALAARLADADPGVRAAAAAALRELVEVLPGGPELGAGLRTALAVPDAAVRSAALEALRALRLGDAELYALSLADADPEVRIHAVRALVSVDAVPELAAAAADAAREVRVAVAKGLASVHAPVPAPLDPLLADPDPLVRGAALAALARTGCPDGYARTAVAALADAAWQVRAGAATGLSAAAAEAAVPALAKALADANADVRKAAVLALLPHRAGAEARAALATAVSDPDADVRAYAARG, encoded by the coding sequence ATGGACATCCCCGCCATCGGCGACGCCGAGGAACTCTCCTGCGACGTCCTGGTCATCGGCGGCGGCACCGCCGGCACGATGGCGGCGCTGACCGCCGCCGAGCGCGGCGCGCGGGTCCTGCTCTTGGAGAAGGCGCACGTACGCCACTCCGGGGCGCTCGCCATGGGCATGGACGGGGTCAACAACGCCGTCGTCCCCGGTCGCGCCGAGCCCGACGATTACGTCGCCGAGATCACCCGTGCCAACGACGGCGTCGTCGACCAGTCCACGGTGCGGCAGACGGCCACCCGCGGGTTCGCGATGGTGCAGCGCCTGGAGTCGTACGGGGTGAAGTTCGAGAAGGACGAGCACGGGGAGTACGCGGTGCGCCAGGTCCACCGCTCGGGCTCCTACGTGCTGCCCATGCCCGAGGGCAAGGACGTCAAGAAGGTCCTCTACCGGCAGCTGCGGCGCCGCGAGATGCGCGAGCGGATCCGGATCGAGAACCGGGTGATGCCGGTACGGGTGCTGACCTCGCCCGAGGACGGCCGGGCGATCGGCGCGGCCGCCTTCAACACCCGCACCGGGGCCTTCGTGACCGTGCGCGCGGGGGCGGTGGTCCTGGCGACCGGCCCGTGCGGCCGGCTCGGACTGCCCGCCTCCGGCTACCTGTACGGCACGTACGAGAACCCGACCAACGCGGGCGACGGCTACGCCATGGCGTATCACGCGGGCGCCGCCCTGACCGGGATCGAATGCTTCCAGATCAACCCGCTGATCAAGGATTACAACGGGCCGGCGTGCGCGTACGTCGCGAACCCCTTCGGCGGCTACCAGGTCAACCGGCACGGCGAGCGCTTCGTCGACTCCGACTACTGGTCGGGGCAGATGATGGCCGAGTTCGCCGCCGAACTCGCCTCCGACCGGGGCCCGGTGTACCTCAAGCTCAGCCACCTCCCGGAGGAGTCGGTGGCCTCCCTGGAGTCCATCCTGCACACCACCGAGCGGCCCACGCGCGGCACCTTCCACGCGGGCCGCGGCCACGACTACCGCACGCACGACATCGAGATGCACATCTCGGAGATCGGTCTGTGCGGCGGCCACTCGGCGTCCGGCGTCCGGGTCGACGACCACGCCCGGACCACGGTGCCTCGGCTGTACGCGGCCGGGGACCTGGCATCCGTACCGCACAACTACATGATCGGGGCGTTCGTCTTCGGCGATCTGGCGGGCGAGGACGCGGCCCGGTACACGGCCCACGAGGGCGCACTGCCGGCCGACCAGCTGGCGGCGGCCCATGAGCTGATCTACCGGCCGCTGCGCCACCCGGACGGGCCGCCGCAGCCGCAGGTGGAGTACAAACTGCGGCGGTTCGTGAACGACTACGTGGCCCCGCCGAAGACGGGCGCGAAGCTCTCGCTCGCCGTGGCCGCCTTCGACCGGATGACCGAGGAGATCGCGGAGATGGGCGCCAGGACCGCGCACGAGCTGATGCGCTGCGCGGAGGTGTCCTTCATCCGGGACTGCGCGGAGATGGCGGCCCGCTCCTCGCTGGCCCGTACCGAGTCCCGCTGGGGCCTCTACCACGAGCGGCTCGACCACCCCGAGCGCGACGACACGGGTTGGCTGCACCACCTGGACCTGCGCAAGTCGGCCTCGGGGGCGATGGAGTTCACCGCCCGGCCGGTGGAGCCGTACCTGGTGCCGGTCGACGGTTTCGCCCCGGTCGGCGGCCCCTCACGGCACCTGGGTGAGGTCGACCTGGTCCCGGTGGCCACGGCGGGCCCCCGCGAGGCGGCCCCGGCGGCCCGTGCGCAGGCCGCACCGGTCCCCCAGGCGGCGCCCGTGCCCGGCGGCGCCCCGGGCGCCTCGCCGCGGATCCTCGAACTGCTCTCCCTGGCCGAGGAGTCCCCCGACCTGGCCGCCCTCACGCCGTATCTGACCGATCCCGATCCGGCGGTGCGGGCCGCGGCCGTGGCGGCGCTCGGCGAGACCGTACCGGCCGGCGCGGGGCCCGCGCTGGCCGCGCGGCTCGCGGACGCGGACCCCGGCGTACGGGCGGCCGCCGCGGCCGCGCTGCGCGAGCTCGTGGAGGTCCTGCCGGGCGGGCCGGAGCTGGGCGCGGGCCTGCGCACCGCCCTCGCCGTGCCGGACGCGGCGGTGCGCTCCGCCGCGCTCGAAGCGCTGCGGGCGCTACGGCTCGGCGACGCGGAGCTGTACGCCCTCTCGCTGGCCGACGCCGACCCGGAGGTCCGCATCCACGCGGTGCGGGCACTGGTCTCGGTGGACGCCGTCCCGGAGCTGGCCGCGGCCGCCGCCGACGCGGCCCGCGAGGTCCGGGTGGCGGTGGCCAAGGGCCTGGCCTCGGTGCACGCCCCGGTGCCGGCCCCGCTGGACCCGCTGTTGGCCGACCCGGACCCGTTGGTACGAGGGGCGGCGCTGGCGGCCCTGGCCCGGACGGGCTGCCCGGACGGGTACGCCCGTACCGCGGTGGCGGCCCTGGCCGACGCCGCCTGGCAGGTCCGGGCGGGGGCGGCGACCGGGCTGTCGGCGGCCGCGGCGGAGGCGGCCGTACCGGCCCTGGCCAAGGCCTTGGCCGATGCCAACGCCGACGTCCGCAAGGCCGCGGTCCTGGCCCTGCTGCCCCACCGGGCCGGCGCGGAGGCCCGGGCGGCCCTCGCCACGGCGGTCTCGGATCCGGACGCGGACGTCCGCGCGTACGCCGCCCGCGGCTGA
- a CDS encoding ABC transporter ATP-binding protein, protein MSLTQADARTGPGAAAHHPATHGARLALRGVRLGHRGNVVLDGVDLTVEPGEVLAVVGPSGCGKSTLLRTLAGLLPPLDGVVEQDGAPVRGPDADRALVFQDDALLPWRTVRANVELPLAIGRSRPPRAERRRIAGEWLERVGLDGHAHKYPHQLSGGQRQRVQLARALAARPRAVLMDEPFGALDAQTRAEMQNLLVDVLAGTGATVVFVTHDVDEALFLGDRVALLATARVVPVPRPRDRGASYAELRQQIINSL, encoded by the coding sequence ATGAGCCTGACCCAGGCAGATGCCCGGACCGGTCCCGGCGCCGCGGCGCACCACCCCGCGACGCACGGGGCGCGGCTCGCGCTGCGCGGCGTCCGGCTCGGGCACCGCGGGAACGTGGTGCTGGACGGGGTCGATCTGACGGTCGAGCCCGGGGAGGTGCTCGCCGTCGTGGGCCCGTCCGGCTGCGGCAAGTCCACGCTCCTGCGCACCCTCGCGGGGCTGCTGCCGCCGCTCGACGGCGTGGTGGAACAGGACGGCGCCCCGGTCCGAGGCCCGGACGCCGACCGGGCGCTGGTCTTCCAGGACGACGCCCTGCTGCCCTGGCGCACGGTCCGGGCCAACGTCGAACTCCCGCTCGCCATCGGGCGCTCCCGGCCGCCCCGGGCCGAACGGCGGCGGATCGCCGGGGAGTGGCTGGAGCGGGTCGGCCTGGACGGGCACGCGCACAAGTACCCGCACCAGCTCTCGGGCGGGCAGCGCCAGCGCGTGCAGCTGGCCCGCGCCCTTGCCGCGCGCCCGCGCGCCGTCCTGATGGACGAACCCTTCGGGGCGCTCGACGCCCAGACCCGCGCCGAGATGCAGAACCTCCTCGTGGACGTCCTCGCGGGCACCGGCGCGACCGTCGTCTTCGTCACCCACGACGTGGACGAGGCGCTGTTCCTCGGCGACCGCGTCGCCCTGCTCGCCACCGCGCGGGTGGTCCCGGTACCGCGGCCGCGCGACCGCGGGGCCTCGTACGCCGAGCTCCGGCAGCAGATCATCAACTCACTCTGA
- a CDS encoding ABC transporter permease has translation MTGGRWLLRAASLGAALLLWQGLTSLDVNLWLRFEQFPMVGEVAGAFTERAGTGPFWQDLASSLRRIVTGFALAAVLGVAVGTAIARSRIAADVLGPLLEVLRPVPAIALVPVAILLFPSNEQGIVFITCTAAFFPVLVSTRHAVGALTPVWEEAVLTMGGGRARILFSVVLPGALPGIFGGLSVGIGVAWICVISAEMISGEYGVGYRTWQDYTVIDYPGVFVGMVTIGALGWLTSTAVERAGRRLTRWLPARDSSGPVPASAARTRTWRVPGRSPRTPHPATARAGATGPRSGSGPFPEQTREVTP, from the coding sequence ATGACGGGCGGCCGCTGGTTGCTGCGGGCGGCCTCGCTCGGCGCGGCCCTGCTCCTCTGGCAGGGGCTGACCTCGCTGGACGTGAACCTGTGGCTGCGCTTCGAGCAGTTCCCGATGGTGGGCGAGGTCGCCGGGGCGTTCACCGAGCGGGCCGGGACCGGACCCTTCTGGCAGGACCTGGCCTCCAGCCTGCGCCGGATCGTGACGGGCTTCGCGCTCGCCGCGGTCCTGGGCGTCGCGGTGGGGACGGCGATCGCCCGGTCGCGGATCGCGGCCGACGTGCTGGGCCCGCTGCTGGAGGTGCTGCGTCCGGTACCGGCGATCGCGCTGGTCCCGGTGGCGATCCTGCTGTTCCCCTCCAACGAGCAGGGGATCGTGTTCATCACCTGCACGGCCGCCTTCTTCCCGGTGCTGGTCTCGACGCGGCACGCGGTGGGGGCGCTGACCCCGGTGTGGGAGGAGGCGGTCCTGACCATGGGCGGCGGGCGGGCCCGGATCCTCTTCTCCGTGGTGCTGCCGGGGGCCCTGCCGGGCATCTTCGGGGGCCTGTCGGTCGGGATCGGGGTGGCCTGGATCTGTGTGATCTCGGCCGAGATGATCTCCGGCGAATACGGGGTCGGCTACCGGACCTGGCAGGACTACACGGTGATCGACTACCCCGGCGTCTTCGTCGGCATGGTCACCATCGGCGCGCTGGGCTGGCTGACCTCCACCGCGGTGGAGCGGGCGGGCCGCCGCCTGACGCGGTGGCTCCCGGCCCGCGACTCCTCCGGCCCCGTGCCGGCCTCCGCCGCCCGCACCCGTACGTGGCGGGTCCCCGGCCGATCACCCCGGACCCCCCACCCGGCCACGGCCCGGGCCGGCGCGACCGGCCCGCGTTCCGGCTCGGGACCCTTCCCCGAGCAGACCCGAGAGGTGACCCCATGA
- a CDS encoding ABC transporter substrate-binding protein, which produces MRKTRTKALAPAALALLLAPVATACSGSAGAADSRTVTVTVGYQSKTINTVTAGTLLRSLGYFEEELAARGKKDGVTYKVDWQDYATGAPITAQMTAGKIDIGSMGDFPLLINAVRGKELKQPTHLVSVTGYNLRGGLNTVVTAPESKLESLADLRGKKVSTSVGSAADGTLVRALRRAGIDPTGGIEKLNQQPSVGASALQAGSVDALSQFVAWPGQLAYEGRAKALYDGAELNLPTFHGVTVREKFAKERAGVLDDFLRAQRRATDHLRAEPVAAAESVAKETGLPAEVVYLYNGANGIATFDPALRPELIDALKQDVPVLKDAKLVGDVDVDAFVDPEPLARASQGAQQYPAAVAARPELWLKGQARTQSFDSPRELLKAARGADVRAAYVPDAVTGTLWFADKAVWVAEGPELRAFVTPAGAKAYVAAHQGSGARIVSFAEAGALAS; this is translated from the coding sequence ATGCGCAAGACGCGTACGAAGGCACTCGCGCCCGCCGCGCTCGCCCTGCTGCTCGCCCCCGTGGCCACCGCCTGCTCGGGCTCGGCCGGGGCCGCCGACTCCAGGACGGTCACCGTGACCGTCGGCTACCAGTCCAAGACCATCAACACCGTCACCGCCGGCACCCTGCTGCGCTCCCTCGGCTACTTCGAGGAGGAGCTCGCCGCGCGCGGCAAGAAGGACGGCGTCACCTACAAGGTGGACTGGCAGGACTACGCCACCGGCGCCCCCATCACCGCGCAGATGACCGCCGGGAAGATCGACATCGGTTCGATGGGCGACTTCCCGCTCCTCATCAACGCGGTACGCGGCAAGGAGCTGAAGCAGCCCACCCACCTCGTCTCCGTGACCGGCTACAACCTGCGGGGCGGCCTCAACACCGTGGTCACCGCACCGGAGTCGAAGCTGGAGTCCCTGGCCGACCTGCGCGGCAAGAAGGTGTCGACGAGCGTCGGATCGGCGGCCGACGGAACGCTGGTACGGGCTCTGCGGCGCGCCGGGATCGACCCGACGGGCGGTATCGAGAAGCTCAACCAGCAGCCCAGCGTGGGCGCATCGGCCCTCCAGGCGGGCAGCGTCGACGCGCTCTCGCAGTTCGTGGCGTGGCCCGGGCAGCTGGCGTACGAGGGCCGGGCCAAGGCCTTGTACGACGGCGCCGAGTTGAACCTGCCGACCTTCCACGGGGTCACCGTGCGGGAGAAGTTCGCGAAGGAGCGGGCCGGCGTGCTGGACGACTTCCTGCGGGCCCAGCGCCGGGCCACCGACCACCTGCGCGCGGAGCCGGTCGCGGCCGCCGAGTCGGTGGCGAAGGAGACGGGACTGCCCGCGGAGGTGGTCTACCTCTACAACGGGGCGAACGGCATCGCCACCTTCGACCCGGCCCTGCGCCCGGAGCTCATCGACGCGCTGAAGCAGGACGTGCCGGTGCTGAAGGACGCCAAGCTGGTCGGCGACGTGGACGTGGACGCCTTCGTGGACCCGGAGCCCCTCGCGCGGGCGTCGCAGGGTGCTCAGCAGTACCCGGCGGCCGTGGCCGCCCGCCCCGAGCTGTGGCTGAAGGGCCAGGCCCGCACGCAGTCCTTCGACTCGCCGCGCGAGCTGCTGAAGGCGGCGCGCGGCGCGGACGTCCGGGCGGCGTACGTGCCGGACGCGGTGACCGGCACGCTCTGGTTCGCGGACAAGGCGGTGTGGGTCGCCGAGGGGCCGGAGCTGCGGGCCTTCGTCACGCCCGCGGGCGCGAAGGCGTACGTGGCCGCGCACCAGGGATCCGGGGCGCGGATCGTGAGCTTCGCCGAGGCCGGAGCCCTGGCCTCATGA
- a CDS encoding 4Fe-4S dicluster domain-containing protein, protein MPVVPQRGDVPVTIDESLCIDGCTLCVDMCPLDSLAIREDNGKAYMHVDECWYCGPCAARCPTGAVTVNMPYLLR, encoded by the coding sequence ATGCCTGTGGTCCCCCAGCGCGGCGACGTGCCCGTGACCATCGACGAGTCCCTGTGCATCGACGGCTGCACGCTCTGCGTCGACATGTGTCCGCTCGACTCGCTCGCGATCCGCGAGGACAACGGCAAGGCCTACATGCACGTCGACGAGTGCTGGTACTGCGGCCCGTGCGCCGCCCGCTGTCCCACCGGCGCGGTCACCGTCAACATGCCCTACCTGCTCCGGTGA
- a CDS encoding GntR family transcriptional regulator, producing MPAERTATHTVPVAAARRRRLRADQARQLADLLRHQILAGGHPGGVLPLEGELADSYGAGRNTVRQALDLLRGEGLVERRPGVGTVVVCEKYPHGLDRLQGLAETLNEHGRVTNEVRTVGPVRAPAPVAGRLGLPEHADVLYIERLRRLNGLPLSLDLTYVPMDIGAGLLGCDLENTDVFRLLEQLTGQPLGHAEITLEAVNADAHSAAVLQAPRGAAVLMLERLTHLGDGRPVDLEFIRFRGDRITMSGLLRRCL from the coding sequence ATGCCAGCCGAACGAACCGCCACGCACACCGTCCCGGTCGCCGCCGCGCGCCGGCGGCGACTGCGCGCGGACCAGGCGCGGCAGCTCGCCGACCTGCTGCGCCACCAGATCCTGGCAGGCGGCCACCCCGGCGGGGTCCTCCCCCTGGAGGGCGAACTCGCCGACTCCTACGGCGCCGGCCGCAACACCGTCCGCCAGGCCCTCGACCTGCTGCGCGGCGAGGGGCTCGTGGAGCGCCGACCCGGCGTGGGCACCGTCGTGGTCTGCGAGAAGTACCCGCACGGCCTGGACCGCCTGCAAGGCCTGGCCGAGACCCTGAACGAGCACGGCCGGGTGACCAACGAGGTCCGTACGGTCGGCCCCGTCCGCGCCCCCGCCCCGGTCGCCGGGCGCCTCGGCCTGCCCGAGCACGCGGACGTGCTCTACATCGAACGGCTGCGGCGCCTGAACGGGCTACCGCTCTCCCTCGACCTCACCTACGTCCCGATGGACATCGGCGCCGGCCTGCTCGGCTGCGACCTGGAGAACACCGACGTCTTCCGGCTCCTGGAGCAGCTGACCGGGCAGCCCCTCGGCCACGCCGAGATCACCCTTGAGGCCGTCAACGCCGACGCGCACTCCGCCGCCGTCCTCCAGGCCCCGCGCGGGGCCGCCGTCCTGATGCTGGAGCGCCTCACCCACCTGGGCGACGGCCGCCCCGTGGACCTGGAGTTCATCCGCTTCCGCGGCGACCGGATCACCATGAGCGGCCTGCTGCGCCGCTGTCTGTGA
- the fahA gene encoding fumarylacetoacetase: protein MPQQSPLDVPEGDPFGPHNLPYGVFSTAAEGRRRIGVRIGGHVLDAGAAAAALGSPYAGLLGQASLNPLLAAGRTAWRDVRRALTAWVTDPGHRPTVEPHLLPLDEVTLHLPYEVADYVDFYASEHHATNVGRMFRPDGDALTPNWKHLPIGYHGRSGTIVVSGTDVARPSGQRKAPTDPAPVFGPSVKLDIEAEVGFVVGAPSELGTPVPLGAFEDHVFGLFLLNDWSARDIQAWEYVPLGPFLGKSFATSVSAWVTPLEALDAARVAPPARDFPLLPYLDDADLDRPGGFDLRITVSINGQEVAQPPFATMYWTAAQQLAHMTVNGASLRTGDVFGSGTVSGPEVGQRGSLLELTWNGRDAIELTDGKRTFLEDGDTVTLTAWAPGPDGTRVGLGEVTGRIVGSR from the coding sequence ATGCCCCAGCAGAGCCCCCTCGATGTCCCCGAGGGCGACCCGTTCGGGCCGCACAACCTCCCCTACGGCGTCTTCTCGACCGCCGCGGAAGGCCGCCGCCGGATCGGCGTGCGCATCGGCGGACACGTGCTCGACGCGGGGGCGGCCGCGGCCGCGCTCGGTTCCCCGTACGCCGGGCTGCTCGGGCAGGCCTCCCTCAACCCGCTGCTGGCCGCCGGGCGCACCGCCTGGCGCGACGTCCGCCGCGCGCTGACCGCCTGGGTGACCGACCCCGGCCACCGCCCCACCGTCGAGCCGCACCTGCTGCCGCTCGACGAGGTCACCCTGCACCTGCCGTACGAGGTCGCCGACTACGTCGACTTCTACGCGAGCGAACACCACGCCACCAACGTCGGCAGGATGTTCCGCCCGGACGGCGACGCGCTGACCCCCAACTGGAAGCACCTGCCGATCGGTTACCACGGCCGCTCCGGCACGATCGTGGTCTCCGGCACCGATGTCGCGCGCCCCTCCGGTCAGCGCAAGGCGCCCACCGACCCGGCGCCCGTCTTCGGCCCCTCCGTCAAGCTCGACATCGAGGCCGAGGTCGGCTTCGTCGTCGGCGCCCCCTCCGAGCTGGGCACCCCGGTGCCGCTGGGCGCGTTCGAGGACCACGTCTTCGGGCTCTTCCTGCTCAACGACTGGTCGGCGCGGGACATCCAGGCCTGGGAGTACGTGCCGCTCGGCCCGTTCCTCGGCAAGTCCTTCGCCACCTCCGTCTCGGCGTGGGTCACCCCGCTGGAGGCCCTGGACGCCGCCCGGGTCGCACCGCCCGCCCGCGACTTCCCGCTCCTGCCCTACCTGGACGACGCCGACCTCGACCGCCCCGGCGGCTTCGACCTGCGCATCACCGTCTCCATCAACGGGCAGGAGGTGGCGCAGCCGCCGTTCGCCACCATGTACTGGACGGCCGCCCAGCAACTCGCCCACATGACCGTCAACGGCGCCTCCCTGCGCACCGGTGACGTCTTCGGCTCCGGCACCGTCAGCGGCCCCGAGGTCGGCCAGCGCGGTTCGCTGCTGGAGCTCACCTGGAACGGCCGCGACGCCATCGAGCTCACCGACGGCAAGCGCACCTTCCTGGAGGACGGGGACACCGTCACCCTCACCGCCTGGGCCCCCGGCCCGGACGGCACGCGCGTCGGCCTCGGCGAGGTCACCGGCCGCATCGTGGGATCGCGCTAG